The following are from one region of the Carassius auratus strain Wakin chromosome 13, ASM336829v1, whole genome shotgun sequence genome:
- the LOC113112582 gene encoding rho-associated protein kinase 2-like isoform X2 translates to MSLGAERRMETRLRKLEAMLKEPRSAINLESLLDSMNAMVLDLDFPALRKNKNIETFLNRYEKVMGQMRELQMKPDDFDRVKVIGRGAFGEVRLVRHKASQKVYAMKVLSKFEMIKRSDSAFFWEERDIMAFADSPWVVQLCCAFQDDRSLYMVMEYMPGGDLVNLTSTYDVPEKWAKFYTAEVVLALDAIHSMGFVHRDIKPDNMLLDRYGHLKLADFGTCMKMDGTGMVHCDTAVGTPDYISPEVLKSQGGDGYYGRECDWWSVGVFIYEMLVGDTPFYADSLVGTYSKIMDHKNSLNFPDDIEISQEAKNIICAFLTEREIRLGRNGVEEIKKHPFFKNDQWTFNTIRETAAPVVPELISDIDTSNFDEIEEDKGEVETFPTPKAFVGNQLPFVGFTYFKEDQLLNAVNSSAMKKDQVSKTEDSLALQKKINSLEEQLNNEMQTKEELEQKYRSNCSRLEKITKELDEEMNSRKGLETTLRQLEREKALLQHKSVESHRRAESEADRKRCLENEVNSLRDQLDEMKKKNQNSHISNEKNIHLQKQLDEANASLRAESDAAARLRKAQTESSKQLQQLEAHARELQDKCCMLENSKLTLERDNISLQAALDAEKREHTQGSETISDLQARISGLEEEVKQVRQALSKAETDKRQLQEKLTDLEKEKSNNQIDMTYKLKILQQGLEQEEAAHKATKARLADKNKISESIEGAKSEAVKELEQKLQEERSSKLRVENRVLELEKKNSMLDCDYKQSLQKLEELRRRKERLTEEVNNLSLKIEQEIQKRALTQNDLKVQNQQLNTLRTSEKQLKQEINHLLEIKRSLEKQNMELRKERQDSDGQMKELQDQLEAEQYFSTLYKTQVRELKEECEEKNKLYKDMQQSLQELQEERDSLAAQLEITLTKADSEQLARSIAEEQYSDLEKEKIMKELEIKEMMARHRQELAEKDTTITSLEEANRTLTNDVANLANEKEELNNKVKETQDYLQNLKNEEQSIIQVKLALEKQLQSERTLKTQAVNKLAEIMNRKEVRGGGSRRGNDTDVRRKEKENRKLQLELRSEREKLNSSIIKYQREINDMQAQLAEESQVRVELQMALDSKDSDIEQLRCLLNSLNVQSLDSASMSSGPEMDTDESLAETRLEGWLSLPVRNNTKRFGWERKYVVVSSKKILFYNSEQDKELSNPYMVLDIDKLFHVRSVTQTDVYRADAKEIPRIFQILYANEGESKKEQELEPLPGDKSSYICHKGHEFIPTLYHFPTNCEACTKPLWNMFKPPPALECRRCHIKCHKDHMDKKEEIIAPCKVNYDVSTAKNLLLLALSQEEQQKWVSRLMKKIPKKPPAPDATHRSSPRAPVKVQNSQSLKRSSRPIPPGKPSPPRLDMPKMRREDSTNSLLNK, encoded by the exons GACTCCATGAATGCCATGGTTTTAGATTTGGATTTTCCAGCCTTGCGTAAAAATAAGAACATTGAGACCTTCTTGAACAGAT ATGAGAAGGTTATGGGCCAAATGAGGGAGCTCCAGATGAAGCCGGATGATTTTGACCGAGTGAAGGTGATCGGTAGAGGAGCGTTTGGAGAAGTCCGGCTG gttaGGCATAAGGCCTCTCAGAAGGTGTATGCAATGAAGGTGCTCAGCAAGTTTGAAATGATCAAACGCTCAGATTCTGCCTTCTTCTGGGAGGAGCGTGACATCATGGCGTTTGCTGACAGCCCATGGGTCGTACAG CTGTGCTGTGCGTTCCAGGATGACCGTTCTCTTTACATGGTAATGGAATACATGCCAGGAGGAGATCTTGTCAATCTCACCAGTACATATGATGTCCCAGAGAAGTGGGCAAAGTTTTACACTGCTGAGGTTGTGTTGGCTCTGGACGCCATTCACTCTATGGGCTTTGTTCACCGAGACATCAAACCAGACAACATGCTGCTGGACCGCTACGGACACCTCAAACTTGCCGACTTTGGGACCTGCATGAAAATGGATGGG ACGGGGATGGTTCATTGTGACACTGCGGTCGGGACCCCTGATTACATCTCGCCGGAGGTTCTTAAGTCTCAGGGAGGGGATGGATACTACGGACGCGAGTGTGACTGGTGGTCAGTTGGAGTATTTATCTACGAGATGCTGGTTG GTGATACACCGTTTTATGCAGATTCTCTGGTCGGGACCTACAGTAAGATTATGGACCATAAGAACTCCCTTAACTTCCCCGATGACATTGAGATCTCTCAAGAAGCCAAAAACATCATCTGTGCCTTCCTAACAGAGAG GGAGATTCGACTGGGACGAAATGGTGTAGAAGAAATTAAAAAACATCCTTTCTTCAAAAACGACCAGTGGACATTCAACACCATCAGAGAGA CTGCAGCACCTGTGGTTCCAGAGCTGATCAGTGACATAGACACCAGTAATTTTGATGAGATAGAGGAAGATAAAGGAGAAGTAGAGACCTTTCCCACACCTAAAGCCTTCGTTGGAAATCAGCTGCCCTTTGTGGGGTTCACTTACTTTAAAGAAGACCA GTTGTTGAATGCTGTTAACAGTTCAGCAATGAAAAAAGATCAAGTATCCAAGACAGAG GACAGTTTAGCT CTCCAGAAGAAAATTAACTCTTTAGAAGAGCAGCTCAACAATGAAATGCAGACCAAAGAGGAGTTGGAGCAAAAATACAGAAGCAACTGTAGCCGCCTAGAGAAGATCACCAAAGAGCTTGATGAAGAA ATGAATAGCAGAAAAGGGTTGGAGACGACTCTGagacagctggagagagagaaggCTCTCCTGCAGCACAAGAGCGTAGAGAGTCACCGCAGGGCAGAGAGTGAAGCCGACCGCAAACGCTGCTTAGAGAATGAAGTGAACAGTCTGAGGGATCAGCTGGatgaaatgaagaagaaaaaccaGAACTCTCACATCTCCAATGAGAAGAACATCCACCTGCAGAAACAG CTGGATGAGGCAAACGCGTCACTGCGGGCGGAATCTGATGCTGCTGCGAGGCTGCGTAAAGCTCAGACAGAGAGCTCAAAACAGCTGCAGCAGCTGGAGGCTCACGCGAGAGAACTGCAGGACAAATGCTGCATGCTGGAGAACAGCAAGCTCACACTAGAGAGAGACAACATCAGCCTGCAGGCCGCGCTGGACGCAGAGAAACGAGAGCACACCCAGGGCTCTGAGACCATCTCTGATCTACAGG CACGCATCTCTGGTTTGGAGGAGGAAGTGAAACAGGTGAGACAGGCCCTGTCTAAAGCTGAGACGGACAAAAGGCAACTCCAGGAGAAGCTTACAGACCTGGAAAAG GAGAAGAGCAATAACCAGATTGACATGACCTATAAGCTGAAGATTTTGCAGCAGGGTTTGGAGCAGGAGGAGGCGGCACACAAGGCCACAAAAGCTCGACTTGCTGATAAGAACAAGATCAGCGAGTCCATCGAAGGAGCCAAATCTGAGGCTGTGAAGG AGCTGGAACAGAAGCTGCAGGAGGAACGTTCCTCTAAACTGCGTGTGGAGAACAGGGTGTTAGAACTGGAGAAGAAGAACTCCATGCTTGACTGCGACTATAAACAGTCACTGCAGAAACTAGAGGAATTGCGACGACGCAAAGAGAGACTCACAGAAGAG gtGAATAATCTGAGTCTGAAGATTGAGCAAGAGATTCAGAAACGCGCTTTGACTCAGAATGACCTAAAGGTTCAGAACCAGCAGCTCAACACCCTGCGAACTTCAGAGAAACAACTCAAACAGGAGATAAACCACCTGTTGGAAATCAAACGCAGCCTAGAGAAGCAAAATATGGAACTGCGCAA GGAGCGTCAGGATTCTGATGGACAGATGAAGGAACTACAGGATCAGTTGGAGGCAGAGCAGTATTTCTCT ACGCTGTATAAGACACAGGTGCGGGAGCTGAAGGAAGAGTGCGAGgagaaaaataaactttataaagACATGCAGCAGAGTCTACAGGAGCTACAGGAGGAAAG GGATTCTCTTGCGGCCCAGTTAGAGATCACACTAACGAAGGCTGACTCGGAGCAGCTGGCGCGCTCCATTGCAGAGGAGCAGTATTCCGACCTGGAGAAGGAGAAGATCATGAAGGAGCTGGAGATCAAAGAGAtgatggccagacacagacaggagCTCGCTGAAAAAGACACCACCATCACCTCA TTAGAGGAAGCTAATCGCACATTGACGAATGATGTGGCAAACTTGGCCAATGAGAAAGAAGAACTGAACAACAAAGTAAAGGAAACACAAGACT ACCTGCAGAATCTCAAGAATGAAGAGCAGTCCATCATTCAAGTGAAGCTAGCCCTTGAGAAACAGCTTCAGTCAGAGAGAACTCTCAAAACACAA GCGGTGAACAAGCTGGCAGAGATCATGAATAGAAAGGAGGTCAGAGGTGGTGGAAGTCGCCGTGGAAATGATACAGACGTGAGGAGGAAGGAGAAAGAAAACAGGAAGTTGCAGCTGGAGCTGCGTTCTGAGAGGGAGAAGCTCAACAGCTCTATCATCAAATACCAGAGAGAAATCAATGACATGCAAGCG CAACTGGCAGAAGAGTCTCAGGTGCGTGTCGAGCTGCAGATGGCTCTGGACAGTAAAGACAGCGATATCGAGCAGCTGCGCTGTCTGCTGAACTCTCTAAACGTCCAGTCGCTGGACTCTGCCAGTATGAGCAGCGGCCCAGAAATGGACACTGATGAATCACTAGCAG AGACAAGACTGGAGGGTTGGCTATCTTTACCAGTGAGGAACAACACCAAACGATTTGGGTGGGAAAGGAAG TATGTTGTGGTGAGCAGCAAGAAGATTCTCTTCTACAACAGTGAGCAGGACAAAGAGCTTTCCAATCCTTACATGGTGTTGGACATAGA TAAACTTTTTCATGTGCGTTCGGTGACCCAGACGGACGTCTACCGTGCTGACGCCAAAGAGATCCCCAGAATATTCCAG ATCTTGTACGCTAATGAGGGTGAAAGCAAGAAAGAGCAAGAACTGGAACCTCTTCCTGGGGACAAGTCCAGCTACATTTGCCATAAGGGTCATGAGTTCATTCCCACCCTGTACCACTTCCCAACGAACTGTGAAGCCTGTACCAAACCCCTGTGGAACATGTTTAAACCACCTCCAGctctcgagtgcagacgatgtcACATCAAGTGCCACAAAGACCACATGGACAAGAAAGAGGAAATCATTGCTCCGTGTAAAG TGAACTATGACGTGTCTACGGCTAAAAATCTGCTGCTGTTAGCATTGTCTCAGGAGGAACAGCAGAAGTGGGTTAGTCGGCTCATGAAGAAGATCCCCAAAAAACCTCCAGCACCAGATGCCACTCACCGCTCTTCTCCCAGAGCTCCTGTTAAAGTACAAAACAGTCAGTCCTTAAAGAGATCCAGCCGACCAATACCCCCCGGCAAACCCAG TCCCCCTCGACTGGACATGCCAAAGATGAGGCGAGAAGACTCCACCAACAGCCTTCTGAACAAATGA
- the LOC113112582 gene encoding rho-associated protein kinase 2-like isoform X3: MSLGAERRMETRLRKLEAMLKEPRSAINLESLLDSMNAMVLDLDFPALRKNKNIETFLNRYEKVMGQMRELQMKPDDFDRVKVIGRGAFGEVRLVRHKASQKVYAMKVLSKFEMIKRSDSAFFWEERDIMAFADSPWVVQLCCAFQDDRSLYMVMEYMPGGDLVNLTSTYDVPEKWAKFYTAEVVLALDAIHSMGFVHRDIKPDNMLLDRYGHLKLADFGTCMKMDGTGMVHCDTAVGTPDYISPEVLKSQGGDGYYGRECDWWSVGVFIYEMLVGDTPFYADSLVGTYSKIMDHKNSLNFPDDIEISQEAKNIICAFLTEREIRLGRNGVEEIKKHPFFKNDQWTFNTIRETAAPVVPELISDIDTSNFDEIEEDKGEVETFPTPKAFVGNQLPFVGFTYFKEDQLLNAVNSSAMKKDQVSKTEDSLALQKKINSLEEQLNNEMQTKEELEQKYRSNCSRLEKITKELDEEMNSRKGLETTLRQLEREKALLQHKSVESHRRAESEADRKRCLENEVNSLRDQLDEMKKKNQNSHISNEKNIHLQKQLDEANASLRAESDAAARLRKAQTESSKQLQQLEAHARELQDKCCMLENSKLTLERDNISLQAALDAEKREHTQGSETISDLQARISGLEEEVKQVRQALSKAETDKRQLQEKLTDLEKEKSNNQIDMTYKLKILQQGLEQEEAAHKATKARLADKNKISESIEGAKSEAVKELEQKLQEERSSKLRVENRVLELEKKNSMLDCDYKQSLQKLEELRRRKERLTEEVNNLSLKIEQEIQKRALTQNDLKVQNQQLNTLRTSEKQLKQEINHLLEIKRSLEKQNMELRKERQDSDGQMKELQDQLEAEQYFSTLYKTQVRELKEECEEKNKLYKDMQQSLQELQEERDSLAAQLEITLTKADSEQLARSIAEEQYSDLEKEKIMKELEIKEMMARHRQELAEKDTTITSLEEANRTLTNDVANLANEKEELNNKVKETQDYLQNLKNEEQSIIQVKLALEKQLQSERTLKTQAVNKLAEIMNRKEVRGGGSRRGNDTDVRRKEKENRKLQLELRSEREKLNSSIIKYQREINDMQAQLAEESQVRVELQMALDSKDSDIEQLRCLLNSLNVQSLDSASMSSGPEMDTDESLAETRLEGWLSLPVRNNTKRFGWERKYVVVSSKKILFYNSEQDKELSNPYMVLDIDKLFHVRSVTQTDVYRADAKEIPRIFQILYANEGESKKEQELEPLPGDKSSYICHKGHEFIPTLYHFPTNCEACTKPLWNMFKPPPALECRRCHIKCHKDHMDKKEEIIAPCKVNYDVSTAKNLLLLALSQEEQQKWVSRLMKKIPKKPPAPDATHRSSPRAPVKVQNSQSLKRSSRPIPPGKPS, encoded by the exons GACTCCATGAATGCCATGGTTTTAGATTTGGATTTTCCAGCCTTGCGTAAAAATAAGAACATTGAGACCTTCTTGAACAGAT ATGAGAAGGTTATGGGCCAAATGAGGGAGCTCCAGATGAAGCCGGATGATTTTGACCGAGTGAAGGTGATCGGTAGAGGAGCGTTTGGAGAAGTCCGGCTG gttaGGCATAAGGCCTCTCAGAAGGTGTATGCAATGAAGGTGCTCAGCAAGTTTGAAATGATCAAACGCTCAGATTCTGCCTTCTTCTGGGAGGAGCGTGACATCATGGCGTTTGCTGACAGCCCATGGGTCGTACAG CTGTGCTGTGCGTTCCAGGATGACCGTTCTCTTTACATGGTAATGGAATACATGCCAGGAGGAGATCTTGTCAATCTCACCAGTACATATGATGTCCCAGAGAAGTGGGCAAAGTTTTACACTGCTGAGGTTGTGTTGGCTCTGGACGCCATTCACTCTATGGGCTTTGTTCACCGAGACATCAAACCAGACAACATGCTGCTGGACCGCTACGGACACCTCAAACTTGCCGACTTTGGGACCTGCATGAAAATGGATGGG ACGGGGATGGTTCATTGTGACACTGCGGTCGGGACCCCTGATTACATCTCGCCGGAGGTTCTTAAGTCTCAGGGAGGGGATGGATACTACGGACGCGAGTGTGACTGGTGGTCAGTTGGAGTATTTATCTACGAGATGCTGGTTG GTGATACACCGTTTTATGCAGATTCTCTGGTCGGGACCTACAGTAAGATTATGGACCATAAGAACTCCCTTAACTTCCCCGATGACATTGAGATCTCTCAAGAAGCCAAAAACATCATCTGTGCCTTCCTAACAGAGAG GGAGATTCGACTGGGACGAAATGGTGTAGAAGAAATTAAAAAACATCCTTTCTTCAAAAACGACCAGTGGACATTCAACACCATCAGAGAGA CTGCAGCACCTGTGGTTCCAGAGCTGATCAGTGACATAGACACCAGTAATTTTGATGAGATAGAGGAAGATAAAGGAGAAGTAGAGACCTTTCCCACACCTAAAGCCTTCGTTGGAAATCAGCTGCCCTTTGTGGGGTTCACTTACTTTAAAGAAGACCA GTTGTTGAATGCTGTTAACAGTTCAGCAATGAAAAAAGATCAAGTATCCAAGACAGAG GACAGTTTAGCT CTCCAGAAGAAAATTAACTCTTTAGAAGAGCAGCTCAACAATGAAATGCAGACCAAAGAGGAGTTGGAGCAAAAATACAGAAGCAACTGTAGCCGCCTAGAGAAGATCACCAAAGAGCTTGATGAAGAA ATGAATAGCAGAAAAGGGTTGGAGACGACTCTGagacagctggagagagagaaggCTCTCCTGCAGCACAAGAGCGTAGAGAGTCACCGCAGGGCAGAGAGTGAAGCCGACCGCAAACGCTGCTTAGAGAATGAAGTGAACAGTCTGAGGGATCAGCTGGatgaaatgaagaagaaaaaccaGAACTCTCACATCTCCAATGAGAAGAACATCCACCTGCAGAAACAG CTGGATGAGGCAAACGCGTCACTGCGGGCGGAATCTGATGCTGCTGCGAGGCTGCGTAAAGCTCAGACAGAGAGCTCAAAACAGCTGCAGCAGCTGGAGGCTCACGCGAGAGAACTGCAGGACAAATGCTGCATGCTGGAGAACAGCAAGCTCACACTAGAGAGAGACAACATCAGCCTGCAGGCCGCGCTGGACGCAGAGAAACGAGAGCACACCCAGGGCTCTGAGACCATCTCTGATCTACAGG CACGCATCTCTGGTTTGGAGGAGGAAGTGAAACAGGTGAGACAGGCCCTGTCTAAAGCTGAGACGGACAAAAGGCAACTCCAGGAGAAGCTTACAGACCTGGAAAAG GAGAAGAGCAATAACCAGATTGACATGACCTATAAGCTGAAGATTTTGCAGCAGGGTTTGGAGCAGGAGGAGGCGGCACACAAGGCCACAAAAGCTCGACTTGCTGATAAGAACAAGATCAGCGAGTCCATCGAAGGAGCCAAATCTGAGGCTGTGAAGG AGCTGGAACAGAAGCTGCAGGAGGAACGTTCCTCTAAACTGCGTGTGGAGAACAGGGTGTTAGAACTGGAGAAGAAGAACTCCATGCTTGACTGCGACTATAAACAGTCACTGCAGAAACTAGAGGAATTGCGACGACGCAAAGAGAGACTCACAGAAGAG gtGAATAATCTGAGTCTGAAGATTGAGCAAGAGATTCAGAAACGCGCTTTGACTCAGAATGACCTAAAGGTTCAGAACCAGCAGCTCAACACCCTGCGAACTTCAGAGAAACAACTCAAACAGGAGATAAACCACCTGTTGGAAATCAAACGCAGCCTAGAGAAGCAAAATATGGAACTGCGCAA GGAGCGTCAGGATTCTGATGGACAGATGAAGGAACTACAGGATCAGTTGGAGGCAGAGCAGTATTTCTCT ACGCTGTATAAGACACAGGTGCGGGAGCTGAAGGAAGAGTGCGAGgagaaaaataaactttataaagACATGCAGCAGAGTCTACAGGAGCTACAGGAGGAAAG GGATTCTCTTGCGGCCCAGTTAGAGATCACACTAACGAAGGCTGACTCGGAGCAGCTGGCGCGCTCCATTGCAGAGGAGCAGTATTCCGACCTGGAGAAGGAGAAGATCATGAAGGAGCTGGAGATCAAAGAGAtgatggccagacacagacaggagCTCGCTGAAAAAGACACCACCATCACCTCA TTAGAGGAAGCTAATCGCACATTGACGAATGATGTGGCAAACTTGGCCAATGAGAAAGAAGAACTGAACAACAAAGTAAAGGAAACACAAGACT ACCTGCAGAATCTCAAGAATGAAGAGCAGTCCATCATTCAAGTGAAGCTAGCCCTTGAGAAACAGCTTCAGTCAGAGAGAACTCTCAAAACACAA GCGGTGAACAAGCTGGCAGAGATCATGAATAGAAAGGAGGTCAGAGGTGGTGGAAGTCGCCGTGGAAATGATACAGACGTGAGGAGGAAGGAGAAAGAAAACAGGAAGTTGCAGCTGGAGCTGCGTTCTGAGAGGGAGAAGCTCAACAGCTCTATCATCAAATACCAGAGAGAAATCAATGACATGCAAGCG CAACTGGCAGAAGAGTCTCAGGTGCGTGTCGAGCTGCAGATGGCTCTGGACAGTAAAGACAGCGATATCGAGCAGCTGCGCTGTCTGCTGAACTCTCTAAACGTCCAGTCGCTGGACTCTGCCAGTATGAGCAGCGGCCCAGAAATGGACACTGATGAATCACTAGCAG AGACAAGACTGGAGGGTTGGCTATCTTTACCAGTGAGGAACAACACCAAACGATTTGGGTGGGAAAGGAAG TATGTTGTGGTGAGCAGCAAGAAGATTCTCTTCTACAACAGTGAGCAGGACAAAGAGCTTTCCAATCCTTACATGGTGTTGGACATAGA TAAACTTTTTCATGTGCGTTCGGTGACCCAGACGGACGTCTACCGTGCTGACGCCAAAGAGATCCCCAGAATATTCCAG ATCTTGTACGCTAATGAGGGTGAAAGCAAGAAAGAGCAAGAACTGGAACCTCTTCCTGGGGACAAGTCCAGCTACATTTGCCATAAGGGTCATGAGTTCATTCCCACCCTGTACCACTTCCCAACGAACTGTGAAGCCTGTACCAAACCCCTGTGGAACATGTTTAAACCACCTCCAGctctcgagtgcagacgatgtcACATCAAGTGCCACAAAGACCACATGGACAAGAAAGAGGAAATCATTGCTCCGTGTAAAG TGAACTATGACGTGTCTACGGCTAAAAATCTGCTGCTGTTAGCATTGTCTCAGGAGGAACAGCAGAAGTGGGTTAGTCGGCTCATGAAGAAGATCCCCAAAAAACCTCCAGCACCAGATGCCACTCACCGCTCTTCTCCCAGAGCTCCTGTTAAAGTACAAAACAGTCAGTCCTTAAAGAGATCCAGCCGACCAATACCCCCCGGCAAACCCAG TTAA